In Salarias fasciatus chromosome 20, fSalaFa1.1, whole genome shotgun sequence, a single window of DNA contains:
- the cbln4 gene encoding cerebellin-4 — MVKSLILMLSWTAIFEVAAAQNDTEPIVLEGKCLVVCDSNPATDWKASSSPLGISVRAANSKVAFSAVRSNNHEPSEMSNKTRIIYFDQVLVNIGNYFTFESVFLSPRKGVYSFNFHVIKVYQSQTIQVNLMLNGKPVISAFAGDKDVTREAATNGVLLYLEKEDKVYLKLEKGNLVGGWQYSTFSGFLVFPL; from the exons ATGGTGAAGTCCCTCATTCTGATGCTCAGCTGGACTGCGATCTTCGAGGTGGCGGCGGCCCAGAACGACACGGAGCCCATCGTCCTGGAGGGGAAATGTCTGGTGGTGTGCGACTCCAACCCGGCCACGGACTGGAAGGCTTCGTCCTCCCCGCTCGGCATCTCGGTGCGCGCCGCCAACTCCAAGGTGGCTTTCTCCGCAGTCCGGAGCAACAACCACGAGCCGTCGGAGATGAGCAACAAGACGAGAATAATCTACTTCGATCAG GTGCTGGTGAATATAGGAAACTACTTCACTTTTGAATCAGTATTTCTGTCCCCGAGGAAAGGAGTCTACAGCTTTAACTTCCACGTGATTAAAGTGTACCAGAGCCAAACCATACAG GTGAACTTGATGTTGAACGGAAAACCCGTCATCTCTGCCTTTGCGGGCGATAAAGATGTAACGCGCGAGGCGGCCACCAACGGAGTTCTGCTCTATCTTGAAAAAGAGGACAAAGTCTACCTAAAGCTGGAAAAGGGAAACTTAGTTGGTGGATGGCAGTACTCGacgttttctggctttcttgtgtttcctctgtaa